The following DNA comes from Excalfactoria chinensis isolate bCotChi1 chromosome 5, bCotChi1.hap2, whole genome shotgun sequence.
CAAAGGAAAGGCACAAAATTAGCATGATTATTAAGCACAGAATAGTCAATGCGGTGCAGTCCAATCTTTCTTAGGGAATCAAATGTCTTGAAAGGGGTAGAAAGGAAAGTTGTTGGTATGGTCAAAGTTTGGATTCTAGTGCAGGTTCAAAAATCAAACTGTTCTGTTGGCTTGGGCTACTCATTTAATTTCTCCATGCCTTAGTTTTGTAGTAGCAGAAGTAGCAATAAAGGAGCTGTAAGGCTATAATTAGTTGATTGATTGGTGCTTTGAGGTCCTCCATCTGAGAAATGTATTAAACACTAATGAATCTTGTTTGTGACCACAGCTGGAACTGCTAAAGCAAATGCTCTAAAGTTCAGAAGATCTCAATTGAagttttttccctgtattttatCATCATGCCATACAGTAGATAAGGTTCCCAAATCCAAATGTTGAAATTCTCTTTCTGATTTGGACTTTGACTGTTTGGTCTCTTTCTGACCACAACTAAATACATTCCTaaagttaataaaataataatcataataaataaataaataaacataccATATAAAAGTTTcctttgaagaatgatgcagtTGCTTACAGTGCTAATCTAATAATCCAAAATAATGTAAATTACACATGATTAATTGAGGAAAATAGGCATAAAAGAGCACTTCTGGAGTACTTGTTATTGTCCAAAATATCACTGAAATTCTGATGACTAAGTACAGTCTGCTTATCTCTATTTGAAACAGTTCTTTAcaaattcattatttctaaaggtcttctttccatttctataTAGATATTGTCCCTTCACATTTTGAAGGTTTGAAGAAGAGGATTGTTTTTCGAGTCACACTAAGTAAACATTAAATGCATGCAGGCTTAAAACTAAAGCATGCATGTTATGTAGCAGCAATAAAAAGTGCTCGGCTTGCACGATTTATAATGCTCAAGCATTGCCTTGTTAAAATGccaaaaaaattttaaaaaaactttttctttgcatttttttgaaAAGTAAATCTCTTCCTTTGACCTTGCAATACTTaatttttcaggttttgaacaaatgatatttattttactgaatacTTTTATGTTACAGATAAGGTGGATGAAATAGTACCAGTTTCCAAGCCATCAAGAATTGCAGACAATGCAACTGTGGATTCAAGAGTGGCAACTATTAAACAGCGGCCTTCTAGTAGATGTTTTCCCTCAGCTACAGATATGAATGTGAGTGGTAGCTATGAAGTACTGCTTTCACTTCTGAAACTGTTTGGAAAGGATACTTTGCTAGTGTACAATGTTCAAAGCACaatagaaatgaatttaaaataatgctttatgTGCTCATGCTGATTTTATTACCTTGTAGCTTTGATCTACTCTGTATTTCTGATAATAATTCATTTAACAGAAGAGCCTCTGGGCTCCTAAAACCTTTTGTTGTTACATTCTTATATCTACTCTGAGATTGTCATTTCAACAACATTGCTATCTCGGTGTTATTGAAACAGAAGTAAGTGACCTTACTCTTCCTTGTAATATCAGCCAGTGAGATAACAGTAAGTTGTAACTTGAAAGGGTCAGTACAAAATTAAGACCAAATGaaaaaacatcactgaaaatTGAAGTACATTAATGCAGTTTGAGTGTCAGTATTAATGCAGCCACACAATTTCCACTAATGTAAAGGTTTCTGCAAGttcatattttttattgttcCTAATGGTCTATGTAATATCTTGACAAAATAATATACAGTGATTTGAAAGGGAAGAATTGAATACATTGACTACAGTATATAGTAAAAATTTAGTTTCAAGAACTCTGAAATTGGATTCCTCAGTTGTAGAATTTGCTTCTACGGCACTTATgtgtgaaaaaataattgtttttattgtgtCTTAGATGTACTTTTCCATTGGCCACCCCTTTGAAGCAGCCCCTGCCTCGACACAGGCACTGCGGTATTCTCAGTAGcttaggaaggaaggaaggaaataaatagagaCTTATTtgtgacagaaaacaaatagtTGTGTGATAACCTATGTTGAAGGGCAGTTCAGTGCATTGGGATTCAGGGAACATTCTGCAGTTCCTAGTTGAGGATCTGTCTTCCTGTGTAACCTTGTGCAAAGTACCATCTGTGCAAGACCCAGGGAGTCAGTCTGCCACTCAGTAGTGAGGAGAGTGTACAGCCTGGTGCAAAGTGAAAATTAATAGTGATACAGTGTGTGGTAATGTTTTGGAAGtgagtgaaataaaatgcaattgcTCGGGCTTCCTTTTTCTCACAGCACACCGATTGTGCTGTAAACTTAACATATTACCTTGTAAATTCAACTAAATCTACTTACAGCTGTTGTCATTTTATTAGCCTATGTCTCagccttccctttctcttcgCATCCTTCTTCAAAGAATAGCAAATTTGCTGTTCTCCGTAAGAATCCCAAGAGGGGTAGGTAGTAGATTAGTTGATTTAACCAAGGAGTTATTTACATGTGGGATAAAGTTTTGCACTCTTTAATGCTTGTgggttcttttgtttgcttttttatagTCCATGTATGAGAGACAGGGTATTGCTGTGATGACGCCAACTGTACCAGGGAGTCCTCAAGGTCCTTTTCTGGGTATACCTCGGGGTACAATGAGAAGACAAAAATCTATAGGTAAAATATTTCTCGTGCATAGTTCATTTGTGCATCATTCACCCCTCTTAGTAATTCACCTATTTTTGTACTTTCTTTCTTACTTCggtgaattttattttttctttatacgGAGTTCctggaaaaataagtttttgtttaattttccaCATACTGCTTTAATAGCTGTAGGCAAGTATTTTGGAATTCTaatttaattcctttctttaaaatatgcCCTTTATCCAGAAATAATtgtgagaaggaaaaggaaaagagaatagAGCCAAAAAGAAACCAGTGCAATTCTAttgcagagagaaggaaggaaataaatagggcaaaatattattcatttttgttttgctgttgagACAAAAGTGTTGTAATGCTGTGTAGTAGTTTACAAAGTAATCCCTATTGATCAAAGGGAATAAAAATCACCTCCTTTTCATTCCAAAGAATTGTGTCAATTAATGATTAAACAAagaggggttggggggggaaaGCAATCCGAATTTGAACTTGTTTTGTTCTGGGTAATCTTAGTAGTGATATTTCtcaatttaaaaacacattacGCTGATATAAAATTGGCCTTCTAAATTCTCCCATCATCGAGTTTATTTATGTTAAAAGCCATATTTGTAAGAATGTAATGTcatcttttgaaataaaactgtataatttttttccctgtaggaTCTTCTCAGTCCCTTTGCTAAGTTTCAGTGCATCTTAAAAATTCATTAGTTGCCTTATTTTATGCATTTGGAAATTGCTAGAGCCAGGCATACGCTACTCTTTTGCTCAGAATGTCTTCCCTGCTCAATAATTGTGGAAGAAAATGTGCTTCTCTACAGCTACCTTGATgatacataaaaacaaaacatttgccTACACATCAGTGATCAGTTTAATTAAAATTCTGTAGCATCCTTTTTAATTCTGACATCTGGTCTCTGGAAattcaacaagaaaaacacttaCTGCTTGAATGAGGCAAAAGACCATTTTTGCAATTATATACAGGCCTCATGCCATGTGAATTATACCCTCACATTTTAGGCTGGATACAGAGATGGTATAATATGAGGGATTCCAGTGGAAGACAATGTTTTAATatgctttctgatttttagGAATAACAGAGGAAGAACGGCAGTTTTTAGCTCctcctatgctgaagtttacCAGAAGTCTTTCAATGCCTGACACCTCTGAAGATATCCCTCCACCACCGCAGTCCTTACCCccttcaccaccaccaccttctCCCTCCCTGTACAACGCTCCCAAATCCCCAACATCAAGGAGCTATGGAACTATCAAACCTCCATTTAATCAGAATTCAGGTGCAAAAATATCTTTGGTTAGGCCTGAAAATGTGGGAACAATGATAAGAGACAAGGGGATTTATTTCAGACGAGAACTGGACCGCTACTCGCTGGATTCTGAGGACCTGTACAGTCGGAGTGCCACAGCTCAGGCAAATTTCAGGAACAAGAGAGGCCAGATGCCTGAAAACCCATACTCTGAGGTTGGGAAGATTGCAAGCAAAGCAGTTTATGTACCAGCCAAACCAGCAAGGCGGAAGGGGATGCTAGTTAAACAATCCAATGTTGAAGATAGTCCGGAAAAGACCTGCTCTATTCCAATTCCCACAATTATTGTGAAAGAGCCGTCCACCAGCAGCAGCGGGAAGAGCAGCCAAGGGAGCAGCATGGAAATTGACCCTCAGTCTTCAGAGCAACCTGGGCAACTCCGACCTGATGACAGTTTAGGTGTCAGCAGTCCATTTGCAGCAGCCATTGCTGGAGCGGTGAGGGACAGGGAAAAGCGGCTGGAAGCAAGGCGTAATTCTCCAGCCTTCCTCTCCACAGACCTAGGAGATGAAGATGTTGGACTAACACCACCGACACCACGTATGAGGCAATCTAAATTTACTGATGAAGCAATGTTTAGCAGTGAAGATGGCTTTAGGCAGCTTATGTCACCGTCTCCTATTCCTGCACCTAGAGAGCCTGAAAATCTTTTTAATAGCAGTGAACCCAGCAATCAAAGTGATGCAAGGACATTAAATGCTTCGGCCAAAACGAAAGGTACTGAAAACAGTACAGCGGCAGCTAAGTCCACGAATGCATCCACCTCTGATAATTACGTTCACCCGGTCACAGGAAAGCTGCTAGATCCAAACTCACCACTAGCCCTCGCTCTCTCTGCCAGGGACAGAGCCATGaaagaacaaacacagcagattcCAGGCAAAGTGGACACTGTTAAGGCTGACCTTAATAAACCACTTTACATCGATACAAAGCTGAGACCTAATATTGAAACGACATTTCCTGTTACTGCTACTGTCACTAGGCAAAATACTCGTGGCCCACTACGAAGGCAGGAGACTGAGAACAAGTATGAAACAGatgcagggaaagaaaagaaggctgaagagaagaaaaacatgttgATAAATATTGTGGATACTTCACAGCAGAAGTCAGCTGGCTTGTTAATGGTTCATACTGTGGACACGGCAAAGTCAGATGATACGCctgaggatgaggaggaaaagGGAGCTGAAATGGAACCAAGCCCTGAAAACTCACTGTCAGAGAGGCCAGAGGGGACCGAGGAAGCTGAGAGTGAGCTGAACGTGCCTGCTGTGCCTGAGCCACCGGCATCTCCCTGCAAAACCATTGTGGCGGCGAGCTCTGTCGATGACCCAGTCATCTTACCCTTCCGCATCCCCCCACCACCCTTAGCATCAGTTGATATtgatgaagaatttatttttactgagcCACTACCACCCCCCTTAGAGTTTGCCAACAGCTTTGACATCCCTGATGACCGCTCGGTGCCCGCTTCAGCTCTCACGGACTTGattaagcaaaggaaaaacgGCACACCTTCACCTGCGCCATTTGTCACCAGCCAGCCAACCAATTCCTTAGACAGTAAAAAGCAAGTGGGTCTTTCAAACTGTTTGCCTGCCTCCTTTCTGCCACCCCCTGACAGCTTTGACAATGTCACTGACTCTGGGATTGAGGAGGTAGACAGTCGAAGTAGTAGTGACCATCACTTAGAGACAACCAGCACTATCTCAACGGTGTCCAGCATCTCTACCTTATCCTCAGAAGGGTGCGAGAACGTGGATACTTGTACAGTCTATGCAGATGGGCAAACATTTCTGGTGGACAAACCCCCAGTACCTCCTAAGCCAAAAATGAAGCCCATAATCAACAAAAGCAATGCACTTTACAAGGATGCGCTAATTGAAGAAACTGTAGACAGCTTTGTTATTCCTCCTCCCGCTCCACCCCCACCTCCCATCAGTGCGCAGCCCAATATGGCAAAGGTTGTTCCCCAAAGGACATCTAAGCTATGGGGAGATGTGACGGAGGTGAAAAGCCCAATTCTCTCAGGCCCAAAGGCTAATGTTATTAGTGAACTGAACTCAATACTCCAgcaaatgaacagagaaaaatccTCAAAGCCAGGGGAAGGATTGGAGTCACCTACTGGAACAAAAACTGCAAGTCTCAGTACAAGGTAAATGTAAATAACCAAATAACTTACTGAAAAAGGCtggatttttttcatctcttccctAACTTTTCCTATTATATAAGTTAAAGAGGAATGCACCTTTTATTGTACATACTTGTTATACAAACAGTTTTACAGAGGGGAAGATTTTCCTATATCACCAATGTTTCCGTAATCAACATCCTAGGATAGGGGCTCTCAGTATTCTCCGATTTCTGAGGCAGTTTGCACAAGCCTATCAGTTGTTTTGACACGAGTTACTTAGATTTGTGTTTAAGTAgcacttttctctttatttttttcctttcaaaatgtgatgataatttttcttcagtctcatAACTTATTTTGGCTTCAAACAAGTGACAAAATGTTTCTGACTAAGCTTACTTCACATTTGCTGTGCgttatttaatttttgcttGTATCTCTAATAATTGACTAAATTGTGAAATATGAGGCCTGCTCCAGAATTAATACCATCTTTTTTACTATGTtagcccatgatgtcagaggtgtatgttggtggtatggtagTAGAGGTTGatccttcccaccaatattccattatacTTTATTGCTGTACAACAGATAGCAGTGGAGTGGCATTGTGAccaaatggtgtctgacatggaaatgtgtaTGCAGTGAAAGTGTGGAAtggaattcctccatgcagaaaaaaatgccacccactgacattcattaatgcttgctgaacatttatagaGACCACATAGTGGATGTgggcacagtgaggcagtgagtgatgcttttcagcagtggtgtCAGTGACAGCAAGTCACCACTGCTAAtgtagatttttatgagtgcagcatgcaggtcCTTGTTCaccactggtgaaaatgcacatttaATAATGGTGATTGTGTcgaaaaatagtgttttgtagatgagaatttactctatcaagctgtgttattgtgttctttgtatctgctgtagaatggaaataaatagaaggcattacttttggagtgacctaaGTATGAAGCCATCTTAGGAAATTTCTCTTTGGCATCACTTTGCACTGTTCATAGTTTTGCTGAATGGTTAGTTTATTGTCTCTTATCGCTCAGCTTTACTGGTTTTAGGTTCTTGCTTTCTATTGTCAGCGCTTGCTAGTCATGAAGTCTATAGGTTGAAAAGTGTGGCTCATTTCACCCAACAGCACCATCCTCGTAGTGCAGTGTAATACATGACGATACCAAAGGTACTTTGAATAGTCAAACACCATTAGGTAAATGCATAGGTAATTATGTAGTCACTTTTCTCTGGAATATGGTGTAATATCATGAAATTTGCAGCAGTTAAATGGACTTTTTACTGAAGTATTCAATATTGTTTAGCCTGGCCTGCCCCGaagaaatagattttctttgttttttttctttttttgcagagATGTAGTGCTGATTTTGCTCATTAAAAAATGTAGCCCATAAGtaaattttattataattattctGCTGGATAATAATAACCTGGCCTTTGAAAATCTACCATTCTTTGCATGCATTAAGATGATTTTCTTTCAGGGAAAGGATGGCTCTGTTAAATGCAAGTGATTACTTATTCAGAAAGCAGTGTGATCACAAGCCTCAGGGTCAGGCCGTTACATTATTTCTTGCAAGTTGTAAGCTATTAACTGGTCACAGAATGGTCTGGAGGTTATATGTCTTTTAGGAtgaaaatatggaagaaaagttTTGCAATTCTGGAATTCCTATCAGTATTGCTTGACTAATTGGTGTGAAATTGAGTTGCCAGTATGGGAAAAGCTTTTAATGCAGTGAAAACTCTACAATGAAAAGATAGATATGTACTGGCTGCTTGATGAAGACAGTCTTTACTGAAGTTAGCACAGAAGCTGAACCCTGTCCATGTTGATTTGAAACTATCTAGGGAAACTGTAAATCAAAACCTGTGCACTGTTTGAATTTACGTAAGTCTTGTCTTTCAGATGACTCCAAGTGTTTCAATTTCTATTATTCTTCCTTTATCTTCAGTTTTTTGCTTGGGCTTGATCGTCGTGCTAAGTTATATGACGCCATTGCCTATGGCATCATATGTACAATATGTTTAttatcttctgtattttataCTGGTAGTCATTTCCAGGTTGCAGTGTAGGTCTTTATCATCACTATTTTATTAGTTAATAACTGAGGCAATGGTACTGTAAATATGTACTGcattttagagagaaaaaaatgaaaagtagaaGCAAACAgttacttcttttctttgaaaagaaatttaagcCAGTAGAAAGGCTGCAAAAAGTAATTTGAAGAAGTAATTCACTTtatttgagaaatgaaaataatcatgTAAGAAAGAGCCATACCTTATGTATGTCATTTTAGAGAAAAATCTTGGACAGCAAttggaaattattttgcttttctgtcctttAGTCTTTTTAATTCTTATAACTCAGCCTTTGCAAATGGTTTTCATTATGGACTATAGAGTCTGTAGAGACAAGTAGttgcctaaaacttgaacacaggaagttccatactaacatgCTGTAAGGATGGTgaagaactggaacaggttgcccagagaggttgtagaaCATCTTTCTATGGCAATATTCAAAAccctactgtagggaacctgctttactGGGGGGtttggactcggtgatctcttgaggtttcttccaacccctgcaattctgtgattcagtgacaCCACTTGGAAGCAAAAACTCACAAGGAGTCATTTAAATCTGGCTGAAATTCTACTTCATTCCTGAAAAGTCTGCCTAAATGCATGTATTTGCAAATTAGAGAGAGGTTCTTGagctataaaaataatgaagtcagACCTTGTCCAGTTCTGAGACTAGCAGAGGGTGAGGGAGGATTGATTTCTGAGCTGGAGGAAGAGTGAGAAGGAGGGAACAAAAGGCTAACAGCAATATTATCACAgtggagaatcacagaatcaccaaggttggaaaagacctacaagatcatccagtccaaccatccacccatcaccaatagttctcactataccacgtccctcagtgcaacGTCCAAATGTTTCTAGAACACCttcagggtcggtgactccactacctccctgggtagcccaTTCCAccgcctgaccactctttcaaagTAGTGTTTCTTAAcgtccagcctaaatctcccctggcacagcctgAAGCCATTGCCTCTAGTCTTATCACCAGTTACACCAGAGAAcaggctgacccccagctcactacagcctcccttcaggtagttatagagagctataaggtctcccctgagcctcctcttctccagactggacaatctcagctccttcagccactcctcataaggtctgtgctccagacccctcaccagctttgttgcccttctttgaacacactccagggcctcagtatctttcttgcagtgaggggtccagaactggacacagtactcaaggtgcagcctcaccagagctgagtacagggggacaattactTCCCTGTtccagctggcagcactgtttctgatgcaagccaggatgccattggccttcttggccccctgggtacactgctggctcatgttcagcctagcatcaatcagtacccccgGGTCtatttcctcttcacagtcttccagccactctgccccaagcctgtagcgttGCCTGGGATTGTTGTGGCCAAAGCTCAGGACCTGAtatttggctttgttgaacctcatcccattggcttcagcccagctatccagcctgtccagatctctctgtagggccttcctacccccagGGAGGTTGACACttccagcttggtgtcatttgcaaaatTACTGAGGGttcactcaatgccctcatccaggtcatcagtaaagatattaaagaggacaggccccagcactgacccctgaggaacaccgctcgtgaccggtcgccagttggatttagctccattcaccaccactctctgggtctggccctccagccagttccttacccagccaagggtgtacctgtccaagccatgggctgccagttTCTGCAGGAggatactgtgggagacagtgtcaaaggctttgctgaagtctaggtagactacatcagTGCCCTTTCCCTCAccaccagatgggtcactaggtcatagaaggagatcaggttggtcaagcaggacctgctcttcatgaacccatgctggctaggcaTGATCCCCCAGTTGTCCTGCACATGCTGCATGATCTCACTCAAGACACTGagtgttaggaaacacttctttacagaaagggtagtcaagtattggaataggctccccagggaggtggttgaattgccatccctggatgtgtttaagagccatctggatgtggtgctcagggatatgatttagcagagggttgttagagtcagggtactatggttaggctgcggttggacgTGATGATCtccaaggtcttttccaacctgggtaattctatgattctatgattctaagacaatctgctccataaccttcccttGCATTGAGGTCAGGCTAACAATCCTGTAGTTCTCTGggtcctccttacaacccttcttgtagatgggagtctCCAGTCTTCTAGGACCTCACCAGTCAGCAAGGAGTGCTGATAGATAATGGAAAGTGGTTCAGCTATCACCAGTTCCCTCGGCTCcagtttcttgtttttgttgtgttatATATGCTCTGGACTGCCCATCTTTAATATCAGTTCTGCTCTTAGAAGTGTCTACATAAAGGCCACAGTTGCATAGTAAATGCTTCCCAGacaaaggtttatttttactgctttttcttctaccTTACCTTTAAAAACTTAAATAAATTACAGCCTTTCTAGTCTGATCATGATTGACACAATTTTTTACAAAGTCATAATGTATTATGATCAGGGAATACTATCTTGCCAAGGTATGAAAGCTAATATTTCAATTCTGAAGCTAaaattcttcacttttttttctcatattatAAAACGTACATCAACCAATTGTAGAACTTACAGCCCTTTTCTTTGAGGCAGtaagagaaaaggaacaagGAAGTTTAGCTTTCAGAAAGCAAGGATTCTGCTGAATTAAAgaaaagtgatgaaaaatgTGTAGGTCTGTTCATACCCTTCAGCCAAGGAGAAGTAGTGGGAAGTATTATAAATAGTAATGTTCTCAGGCTCGCTTGGGTTCTGCTCATAGCACTAGCAGCctgatgaaattaaaatatgtatttctccATTGTGAAACATGAAGTTATAGCCTAGGAAGCAGCTCTAAATACCTCTAGGAGTTATCTCTGTACAGCCAGTGGATATACAAATGTAGCTCAGTTACAGCAATTGCACCATTAGGGCAGCATGAAGGTGAATTAAATTGTAAATTGTTTGGGAATAGCTTGTTACAGAAACCGGCAAAATTGATCTTCTTTATATGTTTTTGAGAAATGAGGATCATGAAGAGATTGTTCTACAATACTGAGCAGCATTTCTCTCTCaattattacattaaaaaaaacctagtcttccttttttcaGTGTACATAGCTTTAGCAGTAATTCTATACCATGTACTTACAGTTTTCTGTGGTTCTTATGGAGACGCTGattttgaagatttttaaaTAGAGCATGGAAATGTTTGGCTGGAAACCATCTGCTGCTCAGAGGCGGTGACTAGCTGCAGGCAAGGAAGAGGAGCctgggaaaggacagaaaaagaggaaaaagcaaaaggatGTGCTTGTTTCATTGTACGAAGGGTTTGATCAGCAGGCTCTGGACCAGAGGTTTTGAATTCCTGTGGGCTCATCCCACTCTTCATGTTGGCCATCATCCGCTTTAAGAAATTTTGGAGCTGATTCTTAAAGGTACAAGTTTTCATCTGGTCCATCCATGTAGTCAGGATCTCAAATCAGAGGCCATAAAACCCAGCCATCACTTCCTCCTTTTCTGCCCCAAATTCCTTACAGCAGCAGCTTATGGCATTTGAGTACAGGGCCCTACCTGAGCCCAATACTCAAGATCAGAATGTGCTGCCCGGGGTTGCATTGCCCATCCCAGAGCTTGGACATGCTCCACGCTGGGAGATGAAGCACTCCCCACAGCTGGGCAAAGAGGAGGGTAGCGCAGCAGCATCACCAACTCCTACACTTACAAATATGACGAGGCTACAAAATTTACTTGATAGGCTACTGACTGTTGTATGAAGCTGctaaaaggaaggaaggagaaggctAATGCAGGGTTTTTATCAGGTTAAGAGGAATGCTCGCTCTGTGAACCCAGCAGTTGCTTAGCGACACAGTGATCAAGAGCAACTTGCAAGCTGGCTGCATAATACCAGCAGGATTAACGCAGGACAGCCTGTGGCTGCAAGAGAAGCAAAACCCCTAGTGTGAGCATCATGCTTCCGCCTCTTCTCTCATGTGCTAATAAGGAATAATACACAGGCACCACTGTGCCCTGCCATCACCGCCCCAAAATGGTTGATAGCTTTGAGTAGGAAGGAGCTAGTTCTATTCTGAAGGGCTCTCCTTCTTCCCAGACTGTATTCACACAGCATCCATGTTTGGCCTCCTGGCAGGCTGAATGTCAGCCTGGCAGTGGGAACTGCTTGTTGCAGATGTGGGAGTTGCACAGAATGCTTAACCATGCAGCATCAagtccttcaggaaaaaataaccaGTATTGTCTTGACAGATCAAGTTTTAAAGGGGGTACTGTCTGTGGTCAGGCTTGTGTACATTTCTGAGGCCTTTTTATTTGGATAAGTTCCTATACTTTAACAAACAGGTGAGGTAGAATTGAATTCACGCATGGGTCTTAACCCTACGTTTGGTTTATTCTGGTTATGAAACACGTATCTCATGGAGTAATTCTTGATTTTTCAGTTTACTgtcatcccactggcttcattTCATATCGTTAACCATTTGTCAGGCACTTTCACAGGATTCCTTGCTTTGTCAGTAAGTTTTGCAGCATCTCGGTCAttccattttgtcatttttatttgctctcatggctgctgctctcagaagTGGGTCATGCTGAAGTGCCATGAAGTAAGTGTTTACTATAAAGCATAGAGTACTCCAT
Coding sequences within:
- the SHANK2 gene encoding SH3 and multiple ankyrin repeat domains protein 2 isoform X4; translated protein: MQNNPNGTVKTVGSYTPSSRSRSPSLNRLGEDGKRQQHRHISAVYSPSANKDTLSALDYQGPKRKLYSAVPGRLFIVVKPYQPQGEGEIHLHKGDRVKVLSIGEGGFWEGSTRGHIGWFPAECVEEVQCKPNESKPETRTDRTKKLFRHYTVGSYDSFDASSDCIIEEKAVVLQKKDNEGFGFVLRGAKADTPIEEFTPTPAFPALQYLESVDEGGVAWQAGLRTGDFLIEVNNENVVKVGHRQVVNMIRQGGNHLVLKVVTVTRNLDPDDTARKKAPPPPKRAPTTALTLRSKSMTSELEELASVRKKKDIVPSHFEGLKKRIVFRVTLNKVDEIVPVSKPSRIADNATVDSRVATIKQRPSSRCFPSATDMNSMYERQGIAVMTPTVPGSPQGPFLGIPRGTMRRQKSIGITEEERQFLAPPMLKFTRSLSMPDTSEDIPPPPQSLPPSPPPPSPSLYNAPKSPTSRSYGTIKPPFNQNSGAKISLVRPENVGTMIRDKGIYFRRELDRYSLDSEDLYSRSATAQANFRNKRGQMPENPYSEVGKIASKAVYVPAKPARRKGMLVKQSNVEDSPEKTCSIPIPTIIVKEPSTSSSGKSSQGSSMEIDPQSSEQPGQLRPDDSLGVSSPFAAAIAGAVRDREKRLEARRNSPAFLSTDLGDEDVGLTPPTPRMRQSKFTDEAMFSSEDGFRQLMSPSPIPAPREPENLFNSSEPSNQSDARTLNASAKTKGTENSTAAAKSTNASTSDNYVHPVTGKLLDPNSPLALALSARDRAMKEQTQQIPGKVDTVKADLNKPLYIDTKLRPNIETTFPVTATVTRQNTRGPLRRQETENKYETDAGKEKKAEEKKNMLINIVDTSQQKSAGLLMVHTVDTAKSDDTPEDEEEKGAEMEPSPENSLSERPEGTEEAESELNVPAVPEPPASPCKTIVAASSVDDPVILPFRIPPPPLASVDIDEEFIFTEPLPPPLEFANSFDIPDDRSVPASALTDLIKQRKNGTPSPAPFVTSQPTNSLDSKKQVGLSNCLPASFLPPPDSFDNVTDSGIEEVDSRSSSDHHLETTSTISTVSSISTLSSEGCENVDTCTVYADGQTFLVDKPPVPPKPKMKPIINKSNALYKDALIEETVDSFVIPPPAPPPPPISAQPNMAKVVPQRTSKLWGDVTEVKSPILSGPKANVISELNSILQQMNREKSSKPGEGLESPTGTKTASLSTRSTEVMSTVSGTRSTTITFTVRPGTSQPITLQSRSPDYDSRTSGARHAPSPVVSPTEINKDIMPAPLSASASASSPSPTLSDVFSLPSQPPSGDLFGLTAGRSRSPSPSILQQPISNKPFTTKPVHLWTKPDVADWLESLNLGEHKETFMDNEIDGTHLPNLQKEDLIDLGVTRVGHRMNIERALKQLLDR